From a region of the Tenggerimyces flavus genome:
- a CDS encoding ABC transporter ATP-binding protein, whose product MSSTVVAVDDLTFTYPKSAQPAVRGMSFAVDEGEVFGFLGPSGAGKSTTQKILIGLLGGHGGDVSVWGKSPAEWKSAYYQRIGVSFELPNHYLKLTGLENLEFFASLYPGLYPGEKEDPMRLLERVGLAEHAHLRVAKYSKGMQMRLVFIRALLHKPRLLFLDEPTSGMDPVNARIVKDIIRELRADGRTVFLTTHDMTTADQLCDRVAFVVDGQIAALDSPAEHKVRRSHRTVRVTYRTPAFADLQHKDFAMDALADDDAFTTLVRSGRVEAMHSQEASLEDVFIDITGRTLQ is encoded by the coding sequence ATGAGCAGCACGGTCGTTGCGGTCGATGATCTCACCTTCACCTACCCGAAGTCGGCGCAGCCGGCCGTGCGAGGGATGAGCTTCGCGGTCGACGAGGGCGAGGTGTTCGGGTTCCTCGGTCCGAGTGGGGCCGGGAAGTCGACGACGCAGAAGATCCTGATCGGCTTGCTCGGCGGCCACGGTGGCGACGTGTCGGTGTGGGGGAAGTCGCCGGCGGAGTGGAAGTCGGCCTACTACCAGCGGATCGGGGTCTCGTTCGAGCTGCCCAACCACTACCTGAAGCTGACCGGTCTTGAGAACCTGGAGTTCTTCGCGTCGCTGTATCCGGGGCTGTATCCGGGGGAGAAGGAAGATCCGATGCGGCTGCTGGAGCGCGTCGGGCTGGCCGAGCACGCCCACCTTCGGGTGGCGAAGTACTCCAAGGGCATGCAGATGCGGCTGGTCTTCATCCGTGCGCTGCTGCACAAGCCGCGGCTGCTGTTCCTGGACGAGCCGACGTCCGGGATGGACCCGGTGAACGCCCGCATCGTCAAGGACATCATCCGCGAGCTGCGCGCCGACGGGCGAACGGTGTTCCTGACCACGCATGACATGACGACCGCGGACCAGCTCTGCGACCGGGTCGCGTTCGTGGTCGACGGACAGATCGCCGCCCTCGACTCCCCGGCCGAGCACAAGGTCCGTCGCAGCCACCGGACGGTGCGGGTCACTTACCGCACCCCGGCGTTCGCGGACCTGCAGCACAAGGACTTCGCCATGGACGCCCTCGCCGACGACGACGCGTTCACCACGCTGGTGCGGTCCGGGCGGGTCGAGGCCATGCACAGCCAGGAAGCCAGCCTCGAGGACGTGTTCATCGACATCACTGGACGGACCCTCCAATGA
- a CDS encoding fluoroquinolone export ABC transporter permease subunit — MTPATNPATATTGVARPLWKVVQLDLRLQWRYGFYYAAGFSLVLWEVVVLLIPEGLRQVAMPYVIFGDSVIIGFFFIAGAVFFEKGERTLFALLSTPVRFRHYLTGKLATPGLLSLVAAVVLAVHALASPGDSLGVVTVKAVTVVVAVVLATLLFLLCGLITAAPFPSMTDWMIPSTMVIAAMNVPLLSYSGLIDHPVFYLLPTQGSLLLLGSAFDQVALSAWQVVYAVAYPLAWIAGLVLLARRVFDRYVVAKEGSA, encoded by the coding sequence ATGACCCCGGCAACAAACCCAGCAACGGCCACAACGGGCGTCGCACGTCCACTGTGGAAGGTTGTCCAGCTCGATCTGCGGTTGCAGTGGAGGTACGGGTTCTACTACGCGGCCGGGTTCTCCCTGGTGCTGTGGGAAGTCGTCGTGCTGCTCATCCCCGAAGGCCTGCGGCAGGTGGCCATGCCGTACGTCATCTTCGGCGACTCGGTCATCATCGGGTTCTTCTTCATCGCTGGGGCGGTGTTCTTCGAGAAGGGCGAACGCACCCTGTTCGCGTTGCTATCCACGCCGGTGCGGTTCCGGCACTACCTCACCGGCAAGCTCGCAACGCCCGGCCTGCTCAGCCTGGTCGCTGCCGTCGTGCTCGCAGTGCACGCGCTCGCCAGCCCCGGAGACAGTCTGGGTGTGGTAACAGTGAAGGCCGTCACGGTGGTCGTCGCCGTGGTCTTGGCCACGTTGTTGTTCTTGCTGTGCGGGCTGATCACCGCGGCGCCGTTCCCGTCGATGACCGACTGGATGATTCCGTCCACGATGGTGATCGCGGCCATGAACGTTCCGCTGCTGTCGTACAGCGGGCTGATCGACCATCCCGTGTTCTACCTGCTCCCGACGCAGGGGAGCCTGCTGCTCCTCGGATCCGCGTTCGACCAGGTCGCGCTCTCTGCGTGGCAGGTCGTTTATGCCGTGGCGTACCCGCTGGCCTGGATCGCCGGACTCGTGCTGCTCGCCCGCCGAGTCTTCGACCGGTACGTCGTGGCCAAGGAAGGCAGCGCATGA
- a CDS encoding STAS domain-containing protein — MEQSVVSVDRIGSAVVVTPHGEIDAATTPALRDVLLAVLADRPTALVIDLSRVSFLDSVCLGALVGAAGRAALADCTFALANPTPIAARLLAITALDRALTVAPTITEALAGPASTR; from the coding sequence ATGGAGCAGTCTGTTGTATCGGTCGACCGCATCGGATCCGCGGTTGTAGTGACGCCTCACGGCGAGATCGACGCGGCGACCACCCCCGCGCTACGAGACGTCCTCCTAGCTGTCCTAGCCGACCGTCCCACCGCGCTCGTGATCGACCTATCCCGCGTGTCGTTCCTGGACTCCGTCTGTCTCGGGGCGCTGGTCGGTGCCGCCGGCCGAGCCGCGCTGGCGGACTGCACATTCGCACTTGCCAACCCGACCCCGATCGCGGCGAGGCTTCTCGCCATCACCGCACTCGACCGGGCACTTACGGTTGCGCCCACCATCACCGAAGCTCTCGCAGGGCCAGCCAGTACCCGCTGA
- a CDS encoding sigma-70 family RNA polymerase sigma factor yields the protein MDRFAKPRRGREGRHRTRAADASNLTGSMTGAKTALEAGRQAGSADSPSGAQAVEGLARVSLEQLLVRAGEGDDAAFSALYDALAPRVYGLARVIVGDIGHAEDVAQEVFVQLWRTAPRFDPAKGAAATWTMTIAHRRAVDRLRAERNRRAMERVAAAAEGAASLADPIADRLSQLVDRDLILRCLDELTDLQREAIVDAYFRGYTYPEVAGRLGATLSAVKTRIRDGLRNLRTCISA from the coding sequence ATGGACCGCTTCGCGAAGCCTCGGCGGGGTCGTGAAGGTCGTCACCGCACCCGAGCGGCCGACGCCAGCAACCTGACCGGCAGCATGACCGGGGCCAAGACCGCGCTTGAGGCTGGGCGTCAGGCGGGATCCGCCGATTCGCCGTCTGGTGCGCAAGCGGTGGAAGGCCTGGCGCGGGTGAGTCTGGAGCAGCTGCTGGTTCGGGCCGGGGAGGGCGATGATGCGGCGTTCTCGGCGCTTTACGACGCGTTAGCTCCTCGCGTCTACGGGTTGGCTCGGGTGATCGTTGGTGACATAGGCCATGCGGAGGACGTGGCCCAAGAGGTGTTCGTGCAGCTATGGCGGACCGCGCCTCGGTTCGACCCAGCCAAGGGTGCCGCGGCGACCTGGACGATGACGATCGCGCATCGCCGCGCCGTTGACCGGCTTCGGGCAGAACGCAACCGTCGCGCGATGGAACGTGTCGCCGCGGCGGCCGAAGGAGCCGCCTCTTTGGCCGACCCGATCGCCGACCGCCTCAGCCAGCTGGTCGACAGGGACCTGATCCTGCGGTGCTTGGATGAGCTGACCGATCTGCAACGTGAAGCGATCGTCGACGCCTACTTCCGTGGCTACACCTACCCCGAAGTCGCCGGGAGGCTCGGCGCGACCTTGTCCGCCGTCAAGACCCGCATCCGCGACGGCCTCCGCAACCTCCGCACCTGCATCTCGGCGTGA
- a CDS encoding transketolase, whose translation MTTERFRELGQQLRVDSVRASDAAGSGHPTSSMSAADLMAVLIDGGYLRWNVSDLRDPANDHLIFSKGHASPLYYSVLKAAGVIDDAELLTFRKLGSRLEGHPTPRIPPTDVATGSLGQGLPIAVGVALAGRRLDRLPYRVWCLCGDSEMAEGSMWEAFEHAAYNGLDNLTAIIDVNRLGQTRETMLGWDLDRYQARAESFGWHAMAIDGHDVDAIEAAYHEAIAVIGRPTVIIAKTKKGKGVRAVEDLPGKHGKPLDDPSSAIEELGGERDLQVRLAVPKAGKPHVFDAPGGQLPSWSVGDQIATREAYGEAVTALGRMRGDILALDGEVSNSTYSELFREAHPERYFEMFIAEQQLVSAAVGMQVRGWAPFASTFAAFFSRAYDFIRMAAISRANLRLCGSHAGVSIGEDGPSQMALEDIASFRAIHGSAVLHPSDANQTAQLIAAMADREGISYLRTLRGKTTVRTPPDERVTIGGSRVVRNGDAVAIVACGITVDQAVNAAETLAAEGIEARVVDAYSIKPIDGETIRTAARECGAIITVEDHWLEGGLGDAVLESLADAAERAPLHKLAVREMPGSGTPDELLHVAGIDAEAIVRTAHVIARTT comes from the coding sequence GTGACTACCGAACGTTTCCGTGAGCTGGGTCAGCAGCTCCGGGTCGACTCTGTCCGCGCTTCCGATGCGGCCGGTTCGGGGCATCCGACATCCTCGATGTCAGCCGCCGACCTGATGGCGGTGCTGATCGACGGTGGATATCTGCGATGGAACGTTTCCGACCTGCGCGACCCGGCGAACGACCACCTGATCTTCTCCAAGGGCCACGCATCGCCGTTGTATTACTCGGTGTTGAAGGCGGCCGGAGTCATCGACGACGCCGAGCTGCTCACGTTCCGCAAGCTAGGTAGCCGTCTCGAGGGACATCCGACGCCGCGAATTCCGCCGACCGATGTGGCCACCGGCTCGCTCGGCCAAGGTCTGCCGATCGCGGTCGGCGTCGCGCTCGCCGGCCGCCGACTGGACCGGCTTCCGTACCGGGTGTGGTGTCTATGTGGCGACTCGGAGATGGCCGAAGGGTCGATGTGGGAGGCGTTCGAGCACGCCGCTTACAACGGATTGGACAACCTAACGGCAATCATCGATGTCAACCGGCTCGGCCAGACACGCGAAACGATGCTGGGCTGGGATCTCGATCGTTACCAGGCGCGCGCCGAGTCGTTCGGCTGGCACGCGATGGCGATCGATGGCCACGACGTCGACGCGATCGAGGCCGCGTACCACGAGGCCATCGCCGTCATCGGCCGACCTACCGTGATCATCGCCAAGACGAAGAAGGGCAAGGGTGTCCGTGCGGTTGAAGATCTGCCTGGCAAGCACGGCAAGCCACTCGACGATCCCAGCTCAGCGATCGAGGAGCTAGGCGGCGAACGCGATCTCCAGGTTCGGCTCGCAGTACCTAAGGCGGGCAAGCCGCATGTCTTCGACGCCCCGGGCGGGCAGCTGCCGTCTTGGAGCGTGGGCGACCAGATCGCGACGCGCGAAGCGTACGGCGAGGCGGTGACCGCCCTCGGCAGAATGCGCGGCGACATCCTGGCCCTCGATGGCGAGGTATCGAACTCCACGTACTCGGAGCTATTCCGCGAGGCCCACCCGGAGCGCTACTTCGAGATGTTCATCGCCGAACAGCAGTTGGTGTCCGCCGCGGTCGGGATGCAAGTGCGGGGCTGGGCGCCGTTTGCCTCGACGTTCGCCGCGTTCTTCTCCCGGGCATACGACTTCATCCGGATGGCGGCGATCTCGCGCGCGAACCTGCGGCTGTGTGGGTCGCACGCCGGCGTTTCGATCGGAGAGGATGGGCCGTCGCAGATGGCGTTGGAGGACATTGCCTCGTTCCGCGCCATCCATGGGTCGGCTGTCTTGCACCCGTCCGACGCCAACCAGACCGCGCAGCTCATCGCGGCGATGGCCGACCGCGAGGGCATCTCGTACCTGCGCACCCTGCGAGGCAAGACGACGGTCCGCACGCCTCCCGATGAGCGGGTGACGATCGGCGGCTCACGGGTGGTCCGGAACGGCGACGCGGTTGCCATTGTCGCGTGCGGAATCACAGTCGACCAAGCGGTCAACGCGGCGGAGACCCTGGCCGCGGAAGGCATCGAAGCTCGCGTCGTAGACGCGTACTCGATCAAGCCCATCGACGGCGAGACGATCCGCACGGCCGCGCGCGAGTGCGGCGCCATCATCACTGTCGAAGACCACTGGCTCGAAGGAGGGCTCGGCGACGCGGTACTGGAATCGCTCGCCGACGCCGCCGAACGCGCTCCCCTGCACAAGCTCGCCGTCCGCGAGATGCCCGGATCCGGTACGCCGGATGAACTCCTGCACGTAGCCGGTATCGACGCAGAGGCGATTGTCCGTACGGCCCATGTCATCGCTCGAACTACATGA
- a CDS encoding MmcQ/YjbR family DNA-binding protein: protein MVTWAEVGAVALSMPEVTEGHAHEGSPAYHVAGRQFVRLRWEGDREILQFWAPDPGAREALVRTEPDKFSISRAFPAAVFAWLDQLSMAEVTEVVADSWTAKAPNAYPNPRCQRSP from the coding sequence ATGGTGACCTGGGCTGAGGTCGGCGCTGTCGCCTTGAGCATGCCCGAGGTGACCGAAGGCCATGCGCACGAAGGCTCGCCGGCGTACCACGTGGCCGGGCGGCAGTTCGTCCGGCTGCGTTGGGAAGGTGACCGCGAGATCCTCCAGTTCTGGGCGCCCGATCCCGGTGCGCGCGAGGCCCTCGTGCGCACCGAACCTGACAAGTTCTCGATCAGCAGAGCGTTCCCAGCCGCGGTCTTCGCCTGGCTCGATCAGCTGTCCATGGCGGAGGTCACCGAGGTTGTCGCGGATTCCTGGACCGCCAAGGCGCCAAACGCCTACCCAAACCCGCGGTGCCAACGTAGCCCGTGA
- a CDS encoding helix-turn-helix domain-containing protein, whose product MFSRTNLSNHRACLRGCGLVVAVPEGRRVRYELAEPRLAHALEDLLGLVLAIDPTACPTAEDEGCC is encoded by the coding sequence GTGTTCTCGAGGACGAACCTGTCCAACCATCGGGCGTGCCTGCGCGGCTGTGGGCTGGTCGTCGCCGTGCCCGAAGGGCGCCGCGTTCGTTACGAGCTCGCCGAGCCGAGGCTCGCCCACGCCCTGGAGGACCTGCTCGGACTGGTGCTGGCGATCGATCCGACGGCGTGTCCCACCGCCGAGGACGAGGGGTGCTGCTGA
- a CDS encoding cation diffusion facilitator family transporter — protein MLARRVRWLVAATISYNVVEAVVAISAGTIASSTALIGFGLDSVVEVSSAAAVAWQFSARDHAVREAREQRALRIIAVSFFALAAYVTFESIRSLLTGGEAEHSTVGLVLAALSLAVMPGLSYAQRRAGRQLGSASAVADSKQTLLCTYLSAVLLVGLGLNSLFGWSWADPLAALVIAGVAVKEGIEAWRGDTCCDLPVTVSTEDLVRGTGGDACGCEPGCDCCD, from the coding sequence GTGCTGGCGCGGCGGGTGCGGTGGTTGGTCGCCGCGACGATCTCCTACAACGTGGTCGAGGCCGTGGTGGCCATCAGCGCGGGCACGATCGCGTCGTCGACCGCGCTGATCGGGTTCGGGTTGGACTCGGTGGTCGAGGTGTCGTCCGCGGCTGCGGTGGCGTGGCAGTTCTCCGCCCGTGACCACGCCGTACGGGAGGCCCGCGAGCAACGGGCGTTGAGGATCATCGCGGTCTCGTTCTTCGCGCTCGCCGCGTACGTGACCTTCGAGTCGATCCGGTCCCTGCTCACTGGCGGCGAGGCCGAGCACTCCACGGTGGGCCTGGTGCTGGCGGCGCTGTCGCTGGCGGTCATGCCCGGACTCTCCTACGCCCAACGTCGCGCCGGGCGGCAGCTCGGATCCGCCAGCGCGGTGGCCGACTCCAAACAGACGCTTCTGTGCACGTACCTGTCCGCGGTGCTGCTGGTCGGGCTCGGGCTGAACAGCCTGTTCGGCTGGAGCTGGGCCGACCCGCTGGCCGCCCTGGTCATCGCCGGCGTCGCGGTCAAGGAGGGCATCGAGGCTTGGCGAGGCGACACCTGCTGCGATCTCCCCGTCACCGTCTCCACCGAAGACCTCGTGCGAGGAACCGGCGGCGACGCCTGCGGCTGCGAGCCCGGCTGCGACTGTTGCGACTAG
- a CDS encoding class I SAM-dependent methyltransferase, translating to MTPLPADQQPDAEVSLPVSRDELGEAQRRHWQTTYRDHPHMYGAEPSAPAAAAADVFRAAGARSVLELGAGHGRDALYFARSGFTVHATDFSPTGLGQLAKAAEAEGLTERVAVAVHDARDPLPFAAEAVDAVFAHMLLCMALSTAQIRALVAEVWRVLRPGGVFVYTVRHTGDAHYGAGIARGDDIYEHGGFAVHFFDQALVNDLATGWTVVEQHEFVEGDLPRRLWRITQTRSA from the coding sequence ATGACGCCCTTGCCAGCTGACCAGCAGCCCGACGCCGAGGTCTCGTTGCCTGTCTCGAGGGACGAACTGGGGGAGGCGCAGCGGCGGCATTGGCAAACCACCTACCGCGACCACCCGCACATGTACGGGGCGGAGCCTTCCGCGCCGGCGGCCGCGGCCGCCGATGTCTTCCGAGCCGCTGGAGCCCGGTCGGTGCTGGAGCTCGGTGCCGGTCACGGACGCGACGCGCTCTACTTCGCGCGATCAGGCTTCACCGTGCACGCGACCGACTTCAGCCCAACGGGCCTTGGCCAGCTGGCCAAGGCCGCGGAGGCGGAGGGTCTCACCGAACGGGTGGCCGTGGCTGTGCATGATGCCCGGGATCCGCTGCCCTTTGCCGCCGAAGCGGTCGATGCCGTCTTCGCCCACATGCTGCTGTGCATGGCGTTGAGCACGGCCCAGATCCGCGCTCTCGTCGCAGAGGTCTGGCGCGTCCTGCGACCGGGCGGCGTGTTCGTCTACACGGTCCGGCACACCGGCGACGCCCACTACGGGGCGGGAATCGCCCGCGGCGACGACATCTACGAACACGGCGGATTCGCGGTCCACTTCTTCGACCAAGCCCTCGTCAACGACCTGGCGACCGGCTGGACGGTGGTCGAGCAGCACGAGTTCGTCGAAGGCGACTTGCCGCGCCGACTGTGGCGCATCACCCAGACCCGTTCCGCTTGA
- a CDS encoding cytochrome P450: protein METGVRRVATYVGDPAWEVRGYDLVREMLSDPRLGRTHPRPETASRLSDSVIFGRPQPATPTEHEDHVKMRRVLGRSFSARRLAALRPRVQTIVDDQLEQLLRREPPTDFHAAVSFPLPALVICELLGVPYDDRDDFKGWSEDAAHMSDEQRSMTGLANLWQYMHQLLQDKQRAPAEDVLSDLATEYPIDEAAKLAAGLLFAGHETTVTTIDKGMVLLLSDPAQRSALEREPAQVASFVEEILRSPFPVRPDIPQGTGGLPRYAKEDLPDIPTAEGASIRAGDLLLLDLQGANLDPGPFAEPDSFDPTRSPNPHVTFGHGPYFCIGAPLARIELQALFGTVFGRVPTLALDVPVEELQPRSHLLTGGLAALPVRW from the coding sequence GTGGAGACTGGAGTGCGACGCGTTGCGACGTACGTGGGCGATCCCGCGTGGGAGGTACGCGGGTACGACTTGGTGCGGGAGATGCTCTCCGATCCGCGGCTGGGCCGGACTCATCCGCGCCCCGAGACGGCGTCCCGCCTGTCCGACTCGGTGATCTTCGGACGACCTCAGCCCGCGACGCCCACCGAGCACGAGGACCACGTGAAGATGCGACGCGTCCTGGGCCGGTCGTTCTCCGCTCGCCGGCTGGCGGCGCTGCGGCCGCGGGTCCAGACCATCGTCGACGACCAGCTCGAGCAGCTGTTGCGCCGCGAGCCGCCGACCGACTTCCACGCGGCGGTCTCGTTTCCCCTGCCGGCGTTGGTGATCTGCGAACTGCTCGGGGTGCCGTACGACGACCGCGACGACTTCAAGGGATGGTCCGAAGACGCCGCCCACATGAGTGACGAGCAGCGGTCGATGACGGGCCTGGCCAACCTGTGGCAGTACATGCACCAACTGCTGCAGGACAAGCAGCGCGCACCCGCCGAGGACGTCCTGTCCGACCTGGCGACGGAGTACCCGATCGACGAGGCCGCCAAGCTCGCCGCCGGCCTGCTGTTCGCCGGACACGAGACCACTGTCACGACGATCGACAAAGGCATGGTCCTGCTGCTCAGCGATCCCGCGCAGCGGTCTGCGCTGGAACGCGAACCCGCACAGGTCGCCAGCTTCGTCGAGGAGATCCTCCGCTCCCCGTTCCCCGTACGCCCCGACATCCCCCAAGGCACCGGCGGACTGCCCCGCTACGCCAAGGAAGACCTCCCCGACATCCCCACCGCCGAAGGCGCCAGCATCCGCGCAGGCGACCTACTGCTCCTGGACCTCCAAGGCGCCAACCTCGACCCAGGACCCTTCGCCGAACCGGACTCCTTCGACCCGACCCGCTCGCCCAACCCCCACGTGACGTTCGGGCACGGCCCGTACTTCTGCATCGGTGCCCCGCTCGCCCGGATCGAGCTGCAAGCCCTATTCGGCACCGTGTTCGGCCGCGTCCCCACCCTCGCCCTCGACGTCCCCGTCGAGGAGCTGCAGCCCCGAAGCCACCTCCTCACCGGCGGCCTGGCCGCACTTCCCGTCCGCTGGTGA
- a CDS encoding TetR/AcrR family transcriptional regulator, whose protein sequence is MAEPTTRMKRAARRDQILQVAAEVFAAEGFAATNLDDVVAAAGVSRTILYRHFESKTDLYRGVLDRACERLAATVQGGPGRFTGDSIDGLLAAAAADPDGFRLLFRHAVNEPEFHDEMQRFRAGMTDVAHLQLADTIDDEAWARWAAHLAPVVAIEAVLAWLDTGQPEPEHAAAMIKHAVGGVTQGPRATPGRPTGEDRAG, encoded by the coding sequence GTGGCAGAACCCACCACCCGGATGAAGCGAGCAGCGCGGCGCGACCAGATCCTGCAGGTCGCCGCCGAGGTCTTCGCCGCCGAGGGCTTCGCCGCCACCAACCTGGACGACGTCGTAGCCGCTGCCGGTGTGAGCCGCACGATCCTCTACCGACACTTCGAATCGAAGACCGACCTCTACCGCGGTGTGCTCGACCGTGCTTGTGAACGGCTTGCCGCGACTGTCCAGGGCGGGCCTGGCAGGTTCACCGGCGACAGCATCGACGGGCTACTCGCCGCCGCGGCGGCCGATCCCGACGGCTTCCGCCTGCTGTTCCGTCACGCCGTCAACGAGCCCGAGTTCCACGACGAGATGCAACGCTTCCGGGCCGGCATGACCGACGTCGCCCACCTCCAGCTCGCCGATACGATCGACGACGAAGCGTGGGCACGATGGGCCGCCCACCTTGCCCCTGTGGTTGCCATCGAGGCAGTCCTGGCCTGGCTCGACACCGGCCAACCCGAGCCCGAACACGCAGCTGCCATGATCAAACACGCTGTCGGCGGAGTCACCCAAGGACCCCGAGCCACACCCGGTCGACCTACAGGGGAAGACCGAGCTGGGTGA
- a CDS encoding ester cyclase, with amino-acid sequence MPTREANKAVVRRLVDEVLNGGDLDVIDELYAPGVADEARAWIGPFRSSFPDVYMETVDLIAEGDQVVGRFRCSATHTGDWLGHAPTGRRFDDVDEVNIYRVHGGRIVDTWNLEDNLSRLTQLGLPL; translated from the coding sequence ATGCCCACACGTGAGGCCAACAAGGCCGTAGTCCGCCGCCTCGTCGACGAGGTTCTGAATGGCGGCGACCTCGACGTGATCGACGAGCTCTACGCCCCCGGGGTGGCCGACGAGGCGCGGGCGTGGATCGGGCCGTTCCGCAGCTCGTTCCCCGACGTGTACATGGAGACCGTCGATCTCATCGCCGAGGGCGACCAGGTCGTCGGCAGGTTCCGTTGCTCAGCTACCCACACCGGCGACTGGCTCGGCCACGCACCGACGGGCCGACGGTTCGATGACGTCGACGAGGTCAACATCTACCGCGTCCATGGCGGCCGCATAGTCGATACGTGGAACCTGGAAGACAACCTGTCCCGCCTCACCCAGCTCGGTCTTCCCCTGTAG
- a CDS encoding Hsp70 family protein — MASAARSFAGFARSATTGAIGIDLGTTFSAVAKVNASGVPEILPNRDGENVTPSVVFFGDDGNALVGTMAARSAVMAPQRVCQFVKRSMGDPDWRFRPPAKRNVSWRAEEISALILRRLAEDAGAALGSTVRDAVITVPAYFDDGARQATIDAGRIAGLNVRRVLNEPTAAALAYGLSADTSEASIVVVYDLGGGTFDVTAMQLQDGQFRVLATHGDRNLGGYDFDNALMELIDEHLREQHQVSFREDSPFPAQQLRERTELAKRTLTSAQQTRVTLSGSDRTATVDVTRSEFEEATAPLLSRTRDILEIVLADAGLTWGQVSRILLAGGSTRMPMVRAMIESASGCQVDASQNPHEVVALGAAVQAHLIDVDDAGRGGMMQRAFSGNQPQLPALLPNGSNPTVRDVTSHGLGVVVRDTEGRRTSAEILADEWPQKNSVIIPANTPIPATSSGMYYTVEDYQSSIRWQVTQGDDHDLAYVRIVGEASVPVPPGYPKHSAFRCTYAYDANQTIHAEVVDMRTDKLAAKFRVDNVANLSADEVQKASARVRRVDIS, encoded by the coding sequence ATGGCAAGTGCGGCCCGCTCATTCGCAGGGTTTGCAAGAAGCGCCACAACGGGGGCGATCGGCATCGACTTGGGAACAACGTTCTCGGCCGTCGCGAAGGTCAACGCGTCCGGCGTACCCGAGATCCTGCCGAACCGCGATGGTGAGAACGTCACTCCGTCGGTCGTTTTCTTCGGCGACGACGGCAACGCTCTGGTTGGAACGATGGCCGCTCGCTCAGCGGTAATGGCACCCCAGCGGGTTTGTCAGTTCGTCAAGCGCTCGATGGGCGACCCCGACTGGCGCTTCCGTCCACCTGCCAAGCGGAACGTGTCCTGGCGAGCGGAGGAGATCTCAGCCCTCATCCTGCGTAGACTAGCCGAAGATGCGGGAGCGGCCCTGGGCTCGACCGTTCGCGACGCCGTGATCACTGTGCCCGCATACTTCGACGACGGCGCCAGGCAAGCCACGATTGACGCCGGGAGGATCGCAGGACTCAACGTCCGCCGGGTGCTGAACGAACCGACCGCTGCCGCCCTTGCATACGGACTCTCCGCTGACACCAGCGAAGCATCCATCGTCGTGGTCTACGACCTGGGCGGAGGCACGTTCGACGTGACGGCGATGCAGCTTCAGGACGGCCAGTTCCGAGTGCTCGCCACACACGGCGACCGCAACCTCGGCGGATACGACTTCGACAACGCGCTGATGGAGCTGATCGACGAACACCTGCGCGAGCAGCACCAAGTCTCCTTCCGCGAGGACAGCCCGTTCCCCGCACAGCAGCTTCGCGAGCGCACCGAGCTCGCCAAGCGAACGCTCACGAGCGCTCAACAGACGAGGGTCACACTGTCGGGAAGTGATCGAACCGCGACGGTGGATGTGACTCGGTCAGAATTCGAAGAGGCGACCGCGCCGCTGCTGTCGCGAACCCGCGACATCCTCGAGATCGTTCTCGCCGACGCCGGGCTGACGTGGGGCCAGGTGTCCAGGATCCTGCTCGCCGGCGGATCAACGAGAATGCCCATGGTGCGTGCGATGATCGAGTCAGCGTCTGGGTGTCAGGTCGACGCCAGCCAGAATCCCCACGAGGTCGTGGCTCTCGGCGCTGCTGTGCAGGCACACCTCATCGACGTGGACGACGCTGGCCGAGGCGGCATGATGCAGCGAGCTTTCAGCGGAAATCAACCGCAGCTCCCTGCGCTCCTTCCCAACGGATCCAACCCGACCGTGCGCGATGTCACCTCACATGGCCTCGGCGTCGTGGTACGGGACACCGAGGGCCGCCGAACGTCAGCAGAGATCCTCGCCGACGAATGGCCTCAGAAGAACAGCGTGATCATCCCAGCGAACACACCTATACCCGCGACCTCGAGCGGCATGTACTACACGGTCGAGGACTACCAGAGCTCCATCCGCTGGCAGGTCACCCAAGGCGATGACCACGACCTCGCCTACGTCCGCATCGTCGGGGAGGCCTCCGTGCCAGTCCCGCCGGGGTACCCGAAACACTCCGCCTTCCGCTGTACCTACGCCTACGACGCCAACCAGACCATCCACGCCGAAGTTGTCGACATGAGAACCGACAAGCTCGCAGCAAAGTTCCGCGTCGACAACGTCGCCAACCTCAGCGCCGACGAAGTTCAGAAGGCAAGCGCCCGCGTCCGCCGCGTCGACATTTCCTGA